GAGAGTCCCTGTCATGTTTGTGTATATTAATTTAACAACAAATTAATAGAACTGTTGATTTATGCATGTAAAAATAAAATTATAATACTAAATTGCAAACTCTATTTTAAATAACCATTTCGCGAGAGTAATGTTCAGAACCCAGTTTCCCATATTCCCTAACCCTGTAACCATTAGCCAGGAATCATCTGTGTTTTTGATCGGATCATGTTTTTCTGAACACATTTCTCAAAATCTGGCAAATTATAAATTTGATGTTTTGTCAAACCCTTTCGGTATTCTTTTTAATCCTGTTTCACTTGCCAATCAATTACGACGTCAAATGAAGGGAAATTGGGTGCAACCGGTAGAAATATTTGAAAATGTCAGTTTATTCAGATCCTTCGATTTTCACAGCAGTTGTACTCATCCCGATAAAGAGGAAGCAATAAGACGAATGAATGAGGCGATTCGCAGCGGCAAAATTTTTTTGGAAAAATGCACCCATCTTATAATTACCTTCGGAACTTCCCTGGTTTATTCATTAAAAAGTTCTGGTAGGGTAGTAGCAAATAATCATAAAATGCCTTCTGCTTTGTTTGAAAAAAGACAATTATCGTCTGACGAAATTGTTGCAGATTGGTCAGATCTTATCACGGAATTAAAAATAAAATATCCGCGATTGCAAATTATTTTTACCTTAAGTCCGGTTCGGCATTTAAAGGATGGAGCGGTTGAAAATGCTTTAAGTAAGGCAGTTTTATTACAATCCATTCATCAACTCAAAAATAAATTCCCGGATATATATTATTTCCCGGCTTATGAAATAATGATGGATGATCTGCGCGATTATCGTTTTTATACGAAAGACATGTTACATCCAAATGAAGTGGCAATTGATTATATCTGGAACATTTTTAAAAAAGTTTGTATAAATGAAAACTGTTATGATCTTATAGAACAATTAGATCAAATTCACACAGCAATGTTCCACAAACCATTTTTTCCGGAACTAAAGGAGCACAAGGAATTTAAATTAAACATGTTCGATAAAATCGAAAAATTGCAAAAGGAATTTCCGAAGCTGAATTTAAGTGTGGAACGAAATTTTTTTACGTGAATCGTAATCAAATTTCAACTCAGAACGTAGAACCTGAATGAAGTCGCAGTCACAGTCACAGTATTCAGTTTTGACATGAGCAAAATTTTACTCCGAATAAAACAATTTCAAACGGTTGAACGATACGTCGATAATTAATCTTGAACACAGAACTCAGAACCCAGAATAGAACTCATCCCTAAACTTTCAGCTCCGAATCCACAGCGTTCGCTACGCGTAACACTGTGGGGACACTTTATGGGGTGGTGAACTTAGAACCTAGAACCTGCCAGACGCTGACACAGTCGCAGGCAGGCTCAGAACTAAAACATGTAGTGATCGACGAAGGAGATCTACTACATGTCAGAACCCAGAACAATAATATCGAATAAAGAACAAGGAATAAAGAACAACAAACAAACCACACACGAGTGATTTTCCTCCGTCTTGAACCCAGAACGCAGAACCCAGAACCCAGAACTCAGAACGAAGAACAATCAATCATCCTCAATCATCGCATCATTAATTATCGTCCCAGGCAAAACCTTTTTCCCTTGCACACCAAGTTTTCTTAATTTCTCTGCCTGACCAATAAGATTTCCGCTGCCGTCTTTTAATTGTTTCATGGCATCTTCATAACTTTTTTGTGATCTTCCGATATGGTCGCCAATATCTACTAGATTTTCCACAAAGCCGACAAATTTATCATACATGGCGGCACCTCTTTCTGCAATAGCAACAGCATTTTTATTTTGTTCTTCTTTTTTCCAGATCTCGGAGATAAGTTTTATTGCTGCAATTAAATTAGTCGGGGAGATGAGTATCACTCTTTTTTTATATGCATAATTCCACAGGTCAGCATCTTTTTGAATTGCTAATAAATAGGCAGGTTCAATAGGAACGAACATCATGACAAAATCCAAACCTTTTACAAACTGTGAATAATTCCTTTTATTTAATTCATCCACATGATTGTATATTGCAGCGATATGATTTTGCAAAGCTACCTTCTGTTCCATATCTTCTTCTGAAGAATTATATCTTTCATAAGCACTTAAAGAAACTTTACTATCTATTATAACCTTTCGTTTATCGGGATATTGTAATATAAAATCCGGTTGCATTTTTTTTCCATCATCGTTCATGATGGTATTGCCTGCTTCGTCTTTAATAAATTCTTGTCTGAAATACTCCCTGCCTTCTGTTAATCCGCTTTCTTGTAAAATATTTTCTAAGATCATTTCTCCCCAGTCACCTTGTGTTTTTCGCTGACCTTTAAGTGCTTTGGTAAGATTATTGGCTTCTTCACTTATTTTCTGATTTAATACGACCAGATCTTTTATTTTTTCCTCCAAAGAGAACCGTTGTTTATTTTCTTTTTCATAGGTTTCTTCCACTTTCCTTTTAAAATCCTTGATATCATTATTAAGTGGCTCTAATATTAATTTGATATTTTTCTGATTTTCTTCAGTAAATCTTTTGCTTTTATCTTCTAAGATCTCATTCGCCAGGTTTTTAAACTGCGAAGTATATTTTTCACCTATTTCTTCAATCTCTTTTTTTATGGTATTGTTTTTTTCTTTTAATACTTCATTCTCCGATCTTATTTTGAGAATATAATCTTTTAATTCATTAGTTTGTGAAAGATTATTTTCCTGTATTGTTTTTAATTCCGTGTGATCCTTTTCGAGTTTTTCTAAAGATGTTTGTGATGATGCTAATAAAAGATTATTTTTTTCTTTTTCCTCTACAGCGCGTTTTAAATCCAGTTCTGTATTTGTAACCAGCTGCTGTAAATCGTTGAGTTTTTCCTGCAAAAAAGTAAGTTTACTTTCGGCCTGAGTGAGTTGGTTGCGTTTATCCTCCAGGTCAGTTCTTCCGACCATGTTTTTTTCTGCAACCAATTTTCTTATAAACCAGGCCAGTATTGCACCTATTGCTAAACCCGCCAATATATAAACCAAGGGATCCATGTTGTTAATTTGGGCATGAAGGTAATTAAAAAGTAGCGTTTTGCAGACCCGGTCATACAAAAAAGGTTTTTGATTAAAAGTTCGTATCTAAAGTTTGCCACTTTCTCGAATTATTCTCTACCTTGCATTTAAACTTTCAATCAATATGGAACAACAAAAGGATACGGGGTTGTTATACTTTATAAATAATATGCTTCCTATACATCGCTTGATAGTGAGTTTGGTAATTGCCATAATTACTTTTTTTTTATTTGCAAAAGGCACTGATCAATTAATGCGTTTTATGTTTTGCTGGATCGTCTTTTCAGCTGCATATCTAATTATAAGTTGGATCATTTTAATTAATAGAAAAGTAAAGGATATCCGTGTTCATGCAAACCTTGATGACGGCAGTAAATCATTTGTATTTATTATGATTCTGTT
The genomic region above belongs to Bacteroidota bacterium and contains:
- a CDS encoding GSCFA domain-containing protein, whose translation is MFRTQFPIFPNPVTISQESSVFLIGSCFSEHISQNLANYKFDVLSNPFGILFNPVSLANQLRRQMKGNWVQPVEIFENVSLFRSFDFHSSCTHPDKEEAIRRMNEAIRSGKIFLEKCTHLIITFGTSLVYSLKSSGRVVANNHKMPSALFEKRQLSSDEIVADWSDLITELKIKYPRLQIIFTLSPVRHLKDGAVENALSKAVLLQSIHQLKNKFPDIYYFPAYEIMMDDLRDYRFYTKDMLHPNEVAIDYIWNIFKKVCINENCYDLIEQLDQIHTAMFHKPFFPELKEHKEFKLNMFDKIEKLQKEFPKLNLSVERNFFT
- the rmuC gene encoding DNA recombination protein RmuC; translated protein: MDPLVYILAGLAIGAILAWFIRKLVAEKNMVGRTDLEDKRNQLTQAESKLTFLQEKLNDLQQLVTNTELDLKRAVEEKEKNNLLLASSQTSLEKLEKDHTELKTIQENNLSQTNELKDYILKIRSENEVLKEKNNTIKKEIEEIGEKYTSQFKNLANEILEDKSKRFTEENQKNIKLILEPLNNDIKDFKRKVEETYEKENKQRFSLEEKIKDLVVLNQKISEEANNLTKALKGQRKTQGDWGEMILENILQESGLTEGREYFRQEFIKDEAGNTIMNDDGKKMQPDFILQYPDKRKVIIDSKVSLSAYERYNSSEEDMEQKVALQNHIAAIYNHVDELNKRNYSQFVKGLDFVMMFVPIEPAYLLAIQKDADLWNYAYKKRVILISPTNLIAAIKLISEIWKKEEQNKNAVAIAERGAAMYDKFVGFVENLVDIGDHIGRSQKSYEDAMKQLKDGSGNLIGQAEKLRKLGVQGKKVLPGTIINDAMIEDD